A genomic segment from Raphanus sativus cultivar WK10039 unplaced genomic scaffold, ASM80110v3 Scaffold1831, whole genome shotgun sequence encodes:
- the LOC130504853 gene encoding L-ascorbate oxidase homolog — MEWWLKYCGLWTMMTIISLVQAEDPYRFFDWRVTYGNIYPLGIPQRGILINGQFPGPEIYSVTNDNLIINVHNDLDEPFLLSWNGVQLRKNSYQDGVYGTTCPIPPGKNYTYAIQVKDQIGSFFYFPSLAFHKAAGGFGGLRILSRPRIPVPFPEPAGDFTFLIGDWYSHHNHKNLKALLDRGHRLPLPDKVLINGHGVSFSSSLTVHKGKTYRFRISNVGLQHSLNFKIVDHQMKLVEVEGTHTIQSMYSSLDIHVGQSYSVLVTMDQPEKDYSIVVATRFAAKKILVGSTLHYSNSRQSLISSASLSARGPTDELDWSIKQARSIRTNLTASGPRPNPQGSYHYGGINISRTLVLESSAALVKRKQRYAINGVSFVHSDTPLKLADYFNIRGVFKVGSIPDQPRRGGIRLDTAVMGANHREFIEIVFQNREKIVQSYHLDGYSFWVVGMDRGTWSHASRREYNLMDAVSRSTTQVYPESWTAIYVALDNVGMWNLRSEFWARQYLGQQLYLRVYSPVHSLRDEYLVPENALLCGRASNMQRPIITP, encoded by the exons ATGGAGTGGTGGCTAAAGTACTGCGGCCTTTGGACAATGATGACTATCATTTCTTTAGTTCAGGCTGAAGATCCCTACCGTTTTTTCGACTGGAGGGTCACTTACGGCAACATTTATCCACTTGGCATTCCTCAAAGG GGAATTCTTATAAATGGACAATTTCCTGGACCGGAGATTTACTCTGTCACCAATGACAATTTGATCATTAATGTTCACAACGATCTCGACGAGCCTTTTCTCTTGTCTTG gaaCGGAGTACAGCTGAGGAAGAACTCATACCAAGATGGAGTGTATGGGACTACTTGTCCAATCCCACCGGGAAAGAACTATACTTATGCCATCCAAGTGAAAGACCAGATCGGTAGTTTCTTCTACTTCCCTTCCCTCGCCTTTCACAAAGCCGCCGGTGGTTTTGGTGGCCTCCGTATCCTCAGCCGCCCTCGCATCCCCGTCCCTTTCCCTGAACCCGCCGGAGATTTCACCTTCCTCATCGGCGATTGGTACTCTCACCATAACCACAAG AATTTGAAGGCACTATTGGATAGAGGTCACAGGCTACCCTTGCCTGATAAGGTTTTGATCAATGGCCATGGTGTcagcttttcttcttctctcaccGTTCACAAAG GTAAAACGTACAGATTCAGAATATCGAATGTCGGGCTTCAACACTCGCTAAATTTCAAAATAGTAGACCATCAGATGAAGCTCGTTGAGGTTGAGGGAACCCACACGATCCAGTCCATGTATTCCTCACTCGACATTCACGTTGGTCAATCTTACTCTGTCCTAGTCACCATGGACCAGCCTGAGAAAGACTATTCCATTGTCGTCGCCACTAGATTTGCCGCCAAGAAGATCCTGGTCGGATCCACTCTCCACTACTCCAACTCCAGACAAAGCTTGATCTCTTCTGCTTCTCTCTCTGCTAGAGGGCCTACCGATGAACTAGACTGGTCTATCAAACAAGCCCGATCCATTAGGACCAACCTGACAGCTTCCGGGCCTAGGCCCAACCCTCAGGGCTCATACCATTATGGCGGAATCAATATCTCTAGGACTTTAGTACTAGAAAGCTCAGCAGCCCTCGTGAAGAGGAAGCAACGCTATGCCATAAACGGCGTGTCGTTTGTGCATTCGGACACTCCGCTGAAGCTGGCAGATTACTTTAACATCAGAGGTGTTTTCAAAGTGGGAAGCATCCCTGACCAGCCGAGAAGAGGAGGGATAAGGCTGGACACGGCAGTTATGGGTGCAAACCACAGGGAGTTTATTGAGATTGTCTTTCAAAACCGCGAGAAGATCGTCCAGAGTTACCATCTCGATGGATACAGCTTCTGGGTTGTTGG AATGGATAGAGGAACATGGTCACATGCGAGCAGACGAGAGTATAACCTCATGGATGCTGTTTCTCGCTCAACTACTCAG GTGTATCCAGAATCATGGACAGCCATTTATGTGGCATTGGACAATGTGGGGATGTGGAATCTAAGGAGCGAGTTTTGGGCGAGACAATACTTAGGTCAACAGTTGTATCTACGAGTTTACTCTCCGGTTCACTCGCTCAGAGATGAATATCTTGTGCCCGAGAATGCTTTATTGTGTGGTCGAGCTTCCAACATGCAGAGACCCATCATCACTCCGTAA